One Loxodonta africana isolate mLoxAfr1 chromosome 8, mLoxAfr1.hap2, whole genome shotgun sequence DNA window includes the following coding sequences:
- the FEZF1 gene encoding fez family zinc finger protein 1 isoform X1, protein MDSSCLNGTTKMLATAPSRSNMMSTSKPLAFSIERIMARTPEPKVLPVPHFLQGTFPKGDPKHSLHLNSPIPCMIPFVPVAYDTSPKVGVAGAEPRKASLEAPSVPTAAPSAPAFSCSDLLNCALSLKGDLARDALPLQQYKLVRPRVVNHSSFHAMGALCYLNRGDSTCHPASGVNIHPVASYFLSSPLHPQPKTYLAERNKLVVPAVEKYPSGVAFKDLSQAQLQHYMKESAQLLSEKIAFKTSEFNRVSPNAKPKVFTCEVCGKVFNAHYNLTRHMPVHTGARPFVCKVCGKGFRQASTLCRHKIIHTQEKPHKCNQCGKAFNRSSTLNTHTRIHAGYKPFVCEFCGKGFHQKGNYKNHKLTHSGEKQFKCNICNKAFHQVYNLTFHMHTHNDKKPFTCPTCGKGFCRNFDLKKHVRKLHDSGLGLVRTPAGEPGTDAPSLQQPPSATLPPLQPPLPPPGPLQPGLHQGH, encoded by the exons ATGGACAGTAGCTGCCTCAACGGGACCACCAAAATGTTAGCGACTGCTCCGTCCCGAAGCAACATGATGAGCACTTCCAAACCCTTGGCTTTCTCCATCGAACGAATCATGGCGCGCACCCCCGAGCCCAAGGTCCTGCCCGTCCCCCACTTCCTGCAGGGAACCTTTCCCAAAGGGGACCCCAAGCACTCTCTCCATCTCAACTCGCCAATCCCCTGCATGATCCCTTTCGTGCCAGTGGCGTACGACACAAGCCCCAAGGTCGGAGTGGCCGGCGCCGAGCCGCGGAAAGCGAGTCTGGAGGCCCCGTCGGTGCCGACGGCGGCGCCCTCAGCGCCCGCGTTCAGCTGCAGCGATCTGCTCAACTGCGCGTTGAGTCTCAAGGGTGACCTGGCCCGCGACGCGCTGCCGCTGCAGCAATACAAGCTGGTAAGGCCGCGTGTGGTCAACCACTCTTCCTTCCACGCAATGGGCGCCCTCTGCTACCTGAATCGAGGCGACAGCACGTGCCACCCGGCGTCCGGCGTCAACATCCACCCGGTGGCCTCCTACTTCCTCAGTTCCCCTTTGCATCCGCAGCCAAAAACGTATTTAGCTGAAAGGAATAAACTGGTGGTCCCAGCGGTGGAAAAGTACCCCTCGGGGGTAGCTTTCAAAGACCTGTCCCAGGCGCAGCTGCAGCATTACATGAAAGAAAGCGCCCAGCTTCTGTCGGAAAAAATCGCTTTCAAAACCTCCGAGTTCAACCGAGTCTCCCCTAATGCCAAGCCCAAAGTTTTCACTTGCGAAGTGTGTGGAAAG GTCTTTAACGCGCACTATAATTTAACCCGTCACATGCCGGTGCACACAGGAGCCAGGCCCTTCGTTTGCAAAGTGTGTGGAAAGGGCTTCCGGCAAGCCAGCACCCTGTGCAGACACAAGATCATCCACACCCAG GAAAAACCCCACAAATGTAACCAGTGTGGCAAAGCATTTAACAGAAGTTCCACTTTAAACACGCATACCCGAATACACGCAGGTTACAAACCGTTTGTGTGTGAATTCTGTGGCAAAGGATTTCATCAAAAAG GGAATTACAAAAACCACAAGTTGACCCACAGCGGGGAGAAGCAGTTCAAGTGCAATATCTGCAACAAAGCTTTCCATCAGGTTTACAACCTCACATTCCACATGCACACCCACAACGACAAGAAGCCCTTCACCTGCCCCACCTGCGGCAAGGGCTTCTGCAGGAACTTTGACCTCAAGAAGCATGTCCGAAAACTGCACGACAGCGGACTGGGGCTGGTCCGCACGCCCGCTGGGGAGCCGGGCACCGACGCGCCCTCGCTACAGCAGCCGCCGTCGGCGACGCTGCCGCCTCTGCAGCCGCCACTGCCGCCCCCTGGACCCCTGCAGCCCGGGCTCCATCAGGGCCACTAA
- the FEZF1 gene encoding fez family zinc finger protein 1 isoform X2, producing the protein MDSSCLNGTTKMLATAPSRSNMMSTSKPLAFSIERIMARTPEPKVLPVPHFLQGTFPKGDPKHSLHLNSPIPCMIPFVPVAYDTSPKVGVAGAEPRKASLEAPSVPTAAPSAPAFSCSDLLNCALSLKGDLARDALPLQQYKLPKTYLAERNKLVVPAVEKYPSGVAFKDLSQAQLQHYMKESAQLLSEKIAFKTSEFNRVSPNAKPKVFTCEVCGKVFNAHYNLTRHMPVHTGARPFVCKVCGKGFRQASTLCRHKIIHTQEKPHKCNQCGKAFNRSSTLNTHTRIHAGYKPFVCEFCGKGFHQKGNYKNHKLTHSGEKQFKCNICNKAFHQVYNLTFHMHTHNDKKPFTCPTCGKGFCRNFDLKKHVRKLHDSGLGLVRTPAGEPGTDAPSLQQPPSATLPPLQPPLPPPGPLQPGLHQGH; encoded by the exons ATGGACAGTAGCTGCCTCAACGGGACCACCAAAATGTTAGCGACTGCTCCGTCCCGAAGCAACATGATGAGCACTTCCAAACCCTTGGCTTTCTCCATCGAACGAATCATGGCGCGCACCCCCGAGCCCAAGGTCCTGCCCGTCCCCCACTTCCTGCAGGGAACCTTTCCCAAAGGGGACCCCAAGCACTCTCTCCATCTCAACTCGCCAATCCCCTGCATGATCCCTTTCGTGCCAGTGGCGTACGACACAAGCCCCAAGGTCGGAGTGGCCGGCGCCGAGCCGCGGAAAGCGAGTCTGGAGGCCCCGTCGGTGCCGACGGCGGCGCCCTCAGCGCCCGCGTTCAGCTGCAGCGATCTGCTCAACTGCGCGTTGAGTCTCAAGGGTGACCTGGCCCGCGACGCGCTGCCGCTGCAGCAATACAAGCTG CCAAAAACGTATTTAGCTGAAAGGAATAAACTGGTGGTCCCAGCGGTGGAAAAGTACCCCTCGGGGGTAGCTTTCAAAGACCTGTCCCAGGCGCAGCTGCAGCATTACATGAAAGAAAGCGCCCAGCTTCTGTCGGAAAAAATCGCTTTCAAAACCTCCGAGTTCAACCGAGTCTCCCCTAATGCCAAGCCCAAAGTTTTCACTTGCGAAGTGTGTGGAAAG GTCTTTAACGCGCACTATAATTTAACCCGTCACATGCCGGTGCACACAGGAGCCAGGCCCTTCGTTTGCAAAGTGTGTGGAAAGGGCTTCCGGCAAGCCAGCACCCTGTGCAGACACAAGATCATCCACACCCAG GAAAAACCCCACAAATGTAACCAGTGTGGCAAAGCATTTAACAGAAGTTCCACTTTAAACACGCATACCCGAATACACGCAGGTTACAAACCGTTTGTGTGTGAATTCTGTGGCAAAGGATTTCATCAAAAAG GGAATTACAAAAACCACAAGTTGACCCACAGCGGGGAGAAGCAGTTCAAGTGCAATATCTGCAACAAAGCTTTCCATCAGGTTTACAACCTCACATTCCACATGCACACCCACAACGACAAGAAGCCCTTCACCTGCCCCACCTGCGGCAAGGGCTTCTGCAGGAACTTTGACCTCAAGAAGCATGTCCGAAAACTGCACGACAGCGGACTGGGGCTGGTCCGCACGCCCGCTGGGGAGCCGGGCACCGACGCGCCCTCGCTACAGCAGCCGCCGTCGGCGACGCTGCCGCCTCTGCAGCCGCCACTGCCGCCCCCTGGACCCCTGCAGCCCGGGCTCCATCAGGGCCACTAA